A window of the Hevea brasiliensis isolate MT/VB/25A 57/8 chromosome 6, ASM3005281v1, whole genome shotgun sequence genome harbors these coding sequences:
- the LOC110637597 gene encoding transcription factor TGA9 isoform X1, with the protein MASHGVGETGLSDSGPSNHHLPYAAIHGINTPSTSFFNQEGSSFDFGELEEAVLQGVKIRSDEAKAPLFRPAATLEMFPPWPIRFQQTPRVGSSKSGGESSDSGSAVNTLSSKAEAQLDPESPISKKASSSDHQSFDQKHLQLQQHQQQIEMASDTSRTGGPSELNTSPAKPPQEKRKGSTSEKQLDAKTLRRLAQNREAARKSRLRKKAYVQQLESSRIKLTQLEQDLQRARQQGLFLGGCGGAGGNMSSGAAIFDMEYARWLEDDHRHMSELRTGLQAHLSDGDLRVIVDRYISHYDEIFRLKGVAAKSDVFHLITGMWSTPAERCFLWMGGFRPSELIKMLTSQLDPLTQQQLMGIYSLQHSSQQAEEALSQGLEQLQQSLIDTIATGPVIDGMQQMAVALGKLANLEGFVRQADNLRQQTLHQLRRILTVRQAARCFLVIGEYYGRLRALSSLWASLPRESLMGEENTCQATTDLQMVQPPQNHFSNI; encoded by the exons ATGGCGAGCCACGGGGTTGGAGAGACTGGTTTATCAGACTCAGGTCCTTCTAATCACCATCTCCCTTATGCAGCTATTCATGGAATCAACACTCCATCTACCAGTTTCTT TAATCAAGAAGGATCTTCTTTTGATTTTGGAGAGCTGGAAGAAGCAGTTCTGCAAGGAGTTAAGATTAGGAGTGATGAAGCCAAAGCAC CTTTATTCAGACCTGCAGCTACTCTGGAAATGTTCCCCCCATGGCCAATAAGATTCCAGCAAACACCAAGAGTA GGAAGTTCAAAGTCAGGAGGTGAGAGTAGCGACTCAGGATCAGCAGTGAACACTCTTTCAAGCAAGGCTGAGGCCCAGCTGGACCCAGAATCTCCTATCAGCAAGAAGGCATCTTCTTCAGATCATCAGTCTTTTGATCAGAAGCATCTACAGCTTCAACAGCACCAGCAACAAATAGAGATGGCAAGTGATACCTCAAGAACAGGAGGACCCTCAGAACTGAATACATCCCCTGCCAAACCACCTCAAGAAAAG AGGAAGGGTTCAACATCAGAGAAACAGCTTGATGCAAAG ACATTGAGACGTTTAGCTCAAAACAGAGAAGCTGCAAGGAAGAGCCGGCTTAGAAAGAAG GCTTATGTGCAACAGCTAGAATCCAGTAGAATAAAGCTCACCCAATTAGAGCAAGACCTCCAAAGAGCCCGCCAGCAG GGGTTGTTCTTAGGTGGCTGTGGTGGTGCTGGTGGCAATATGAGCTCTG gagCTGCAATATTTGATATGGAGTATGCAAGATGGTTAGAGGATGACCACAGGCACATGTCAGAGCTTAGAACAGGATTGCAAGCACATTTATCAGATGGTGACCTAAGGGTTATAGTAGATAGATACATTTCACATTATGATGAAATTTTCCGGTTGAAAGGAGTGGCAGCTAAATCTGATGTGTTTCACCTGATTACCGGAATGTGGTCTACTCCTGCTGAGCGTTGCTTCCTCTGGATGGGTGGTTTTAGGCCATCAGAGCTCATCAAG ATGTTAACATCTCAGTTAGACCCATTAacacaacagcaactaatgggaATTTACAGCCTCCAGCATTCCTCACAGCAAGCAGAAGAGGCTCTCTCCCAGGGCTTGGAGCAGCTCCAACAGTCTCTAATTGACACCATTGCTACTGGTCCAGTAATCGATGGCATGCAGCAAATGGCAGTAGCTTTGGGGAAGCTTGCCAATCTTGAAGGTTTCGTTCGCCAG GCTGATAATTTGAGACAACAAACCCTTCACCAATTGCGCCGGATATTGACTGTAAGGCAGGCTGCTCGGTGTTTTCTAGTGATCGGAGAGTATTATGGCCGGTTACGAGCATTAAGCTCCCTCTGGGCATCTCTTCCTCGAGA GTCTTTGATGGGGGAGGAGAATACATGCCAAGCAACGACTGATCTACAAATGGTTCAACCACCACAAAATCATTTCTCAAacatttga
- the LOC110637597 gene encoding transcription factor TGA9 isoform X2, whose translation MASHGVGETGLSDSGPSNHHLPYAAIHGINTPSTSFFNQEGSSFDFGELEEAVLQGVKIRSDEAKAPLFRPAATLEMFPPWPIRFQQTPRGSSKSGGESSDSGSAVNTLSSKAEAQLDPESPISKKASSSDHQSFDQKHLQLQQHQQQIEMASDTSRTGGPSELNTSPAKPPQEKRKGSTSEKQLDAKTLRRLAQNREAARKSRLRKKAYVQQLESSRIKLTQLEQDLQRARQQGLFLGGCGGAGGNMSSGAAIFDMEYARWLEDDHRHMSELRTGLQAHLSDGDLRVIVDRYISHYDEIFRLKGVAAKSDVFHLITGMWSTPAERCFLWMGGFRPSELIKMLTSQLDPLTQQQLMGIYSLQHSSQQAEEALSQGLEQLQQSLIDTIATGPVIDGMQQMAVALGKLANLEGFVRQADNLRQQTLHQLRRILTVRQAARCFLVIGEYYGRLRALSSLWASLPRESLMGEENTCQATTDLQMVQPPQNHFSNI comes from the exons ATGGCGAGCCACGGGGTTGGAGAGACTGGTTTATCAGACTCAGGTCCTTCTAATCACCATCTCCCTTATGCAGCTATTCATGGAATCAACACTCCATCTACCAGTTTCTT TAATCAAGAAGGATCTTCTTTTGATTTTGGAGAGCTGGAAGAAGCAGTTCTGCAAGGAGTTAAGATTAGGAGTGATGAAGCCAAAGCAC CTTTATTCAGACCTGCAGCTACTCTGGAAATGTTCCCCCCATGGCCAATAAGATTCCAGCAAACACCAAGA GGAAGTTCAAAGTCAGGAGGTGAGAGTAGCGACTCAGGATCAGCAGTGAACACTCTTTCAAGCAAGGCTGAGGCCCAGCTGGACCCAGAATCTCCTATCAGCAAGAAGGCATCTTCTTCAGATCATCAGTCTTTTGATCAGAAGCATCTACAGCTTCAACAGCACCAGCAACAAATAGAGATGGCAAGTGATACCTCAAGAACAGGAGGACCCTCAGAACTGAATACATCCCCTGCCAAACCACCTCAAGAAAAG AGGAAGGGTTCAACATCAGAGAAACAGCTTGATGCAAAG ACATTGAGACGTTTAGCTCAAAACAGAGAAGCTGCAAGGAAGAGCCGGCTTAGAAAGAAG GCTTATGTGCAACAGCTAGAATCCAGTAGAATAAAGCTCACCCAATTAGAGCAAGACCTCCAAAGAGCCCGCCAGCAG GGGTTGTTCTTAGGTGGCTGTGGTGGTGCTGGTGGCAATATGAGCTCTG gagCTGCAATATTTGATATGGAGTATGCAAGATGGTTAGAGGATGACCACAGGCACATGTCAGAGCTTAGAACAGGATTGCAAGCACATTTATCAGATGGTGACCTAAGGGTTATAGTAGATAGATACATTTCACATTATGATGAAATTTTCCGGTTGAAAGGAGTGGCAGCTAAATCTGATGTGTTTCACCTGATTACCGGAATGTGGTCTACTCCTGCTGAGCGTTGCTTCCTCTGGATGGGTGGTTTTAGGCCATCAGAGCTCATCAAG ATGTTAACATCTCAGTTAGACCCATTAacacaacagcaactaatgggaATTTACAGCCTCCAGCATTCCTCACAGCAAGCAGAAGAGGCTCTCTCCCAGGGCTTGGAGCAGCTCCAACAGTCTCTAATTGACACCATTGCTACTGGTCCAGTAATCGATGGCATGCAGCAAATGGCAGTAGCTTTGGGGAAGCTTGCCAATCTTGAAGGTTTCGTTCGCCAG GCTGATAATTTGAGACAACAAACCCTTCACCAATTGCGCCGGATATTGACTGTAAGGCAGGCTGCTCGGTGTTTTCTAGTGATCGGAGAGTATTATGGCCGGTTACGAGCATTAAGCTCCCTCTGGGCATCTCTTCCTCGAGA GTCTTTGATGGGGGAGGAGAATACATGCCAAGCAACGACTGATCTACAAATGGTTCAACCACCACAAAATCATTTCTCAAacatttga